A genomic stretch from Flavobacteriales bacterium includes:
- a CDS encoding glycogen/starch synthase: protein MDKPKVLFVSQEISPYVPESNISNIARNLPQGIKKKGKEIRIFMPRYGCINERRHQLHEVIRLSGMNIIIDDMDHPLIIKVASIQPERIQVYFIDNEDYFQRKFTLQDDKGKFFKDNDERAIFFCRGVAESMRKLGWAPDIIHCQGWMTALLPLYIKKVYKDDPIFENSKVIFSDYNDGFDGSLNKKFAEKALVDEVKIEDLKLVEDPSFENLNRIGVEMSDAVIKGNDDLGKDMDKFISGLSKPVLDHQGDDYIDAYSDFYDRVMSSEEVLS, encoded by the coding sequence ATGGATAAGCCTAAAGTGTTATTTGTATCGCAAGAAATCTCTCCATATGTTCCGGAATCGAATATTTCTAACATTGCTAGAAATCTTCCGCAAGGAATAAAAAAGAAGGGTAAGGAAATAAGAATTTTCATGCCAAGATATGGGTGTATTAACGAGCGAAGACATCAATTGCATGAAGTAATTCGATTGTCAGGTATGAATATCATTATTGATGATATGGATCACCCATTAATTATCAAGGTGGCGTCTATACAGCCAGAAAGAATTCAAGTGTACTTTATTGATAATGAAGATTACTTTCAGAGAAAATTCACTTTGCAAGATGATAAAGGAAAGTTTTTTAAGGATAATGATGAAAGAGCAATATTTTTCTGTAGAGGAGTAGCCGAGTCTATGAGAAAGTTGGGATGGGCTCCAGATATCATTCACTGTCAAGGTTGGATGACAGCACTTCTTCCTTTATACATTAAGAAAGTATATAAAGATGATCCTATTTTTGAAAACTCAAAAGTGATATTCTCCGATTATAATGATGGCTTTGATGGTTCATTGAATAAAAAGTTTGCAGAGAAAGCTTTAGTCGATGAAGTGAAAATAGAAGACTTGAAATTGGTTGAGGATCCATCTTTTGAGAACTTAAATAGAATTGGAGTCGAGATGTCGGATGCTGTTATTAAGGGTAATGATGATCTCGGAAAGGACATGGATAAGTTTATTTCTGGATTGAGCAAACCCGTATTAGATCATCAGGGTGATGATTATATTGATGCGTATTCTGATTTTTACGATCGAGTAATGTCATCGGAAGAAGTCTTATCTTAA